The following proteins are co-located in the Microvirga ossetica genome:
- a CDS encoding GntR family transcriptional regulator, translating to MDTMTNAEQKKAWMAVADHIARDVRSGAFVPGMWLKQIDLEQRYGCGRPEVRRALDYLAQKRLVQHVPNRGYHVFLPDGDRTAHILELRVILETAAVDSIVAQSTPATIERIRNLARRFDETILTGTILDQYEANLAFHRELLGLCPNPELLNLVTELRGRTSSALAGQWSTRARVEQSSREHHDMVDALAAGDAARLKDIIATHIRQPQRQ from the coding sequence ATGGACACGATGACGAATGCAGAGCAGAAGAAAGCCTGGATGGCGGTCGCGGACCACATTGCCCGCGACGTCAGATCCGGCGCCTTCGTGCCGGGCATGTGGCTGAAGCAGATCGATCTGGAGCAACGCTACGGATGCGGACGGCCGGAGGTGCGGCGCGCCTTGGACTACCTTGCCCAGAAGCGCCTGGTGCAGCACGTCCCCAACCGCGGGTACCACGTCTTCCTGCCGGACGGCGACCGCACGGCCCATATCCTCGAGCTTCGCGTCATCCTGGAAACGGCAGCGGTCGACAGCATCGTCGCGCAGTCGACACCCGCCACAATCGAGCGCATCCGCAACCTGGCCCGGCGGTTCGACGAGACGATCCTCACCGGGACGATCCTCGACCAATACGAGGCCAATCTCGCCTTCCATCGCGAGCTTCTCGGGTTGTGCCCCAACCCGGAGCTGCTCAACCTCGTCACGGAGCTTCGCGGCCGAACGTCATCAGCATTGGCGGGGCAATGGAGCACGCGGGCGCGCGTCGAGCAATCGAGCCGCGAGCATCATGATATGGTAGACGCGCTCGCCGCTGGGGATGCCGCGCGACTGAAGGACATCATCGCCACGCATATCCGCCAGCCGCAGCGTCAATGA